The DNA sequence TGGATCTTGTTAAGCAACAAAAAGCCAAGCTGCAAAAGAAAATAGAAGAGGAAGCTAAAAAGAATAATACTGCTAAAAAAACTGTCAAGCAATGAAATGGACTGAAGGAATAGATAAATTAGGCCTTGGGCTGTATTTCCTGCTTTGTGTTTTTGCCATTGCAAATATTTACAGTGTTGACCAGAAACTTGGGGAAAAGCAATTGATCTTTTTCTGTATTTCGCTGTTTGTAGGACTTATTATATTTTTCAGCAGAAGTAAGTTCTTTGAAAATATGGCCGGGATTATTTACATTGGCGGAGTCTTGCTGCTTATCGGACTTTTTCCATTTGGGAAAGAAATTTTAGGACAAAAGAACTGGTATAAGTTTGGAAGTTTTACCATGCAGCCTGTAGAATTTGCGAAAATAGGAACAGCGCTGATGCTTGCCAACTATGTTTCCGGGCCGGATTTTAATCTTAAAAACAGGAAGTCTTTATTGACTACTTTAGCGATTATAGGAGTTCCGGCGGTTGTGGTTCTTGCTATTCCGGATGTAGGTTCCATGCTTGTATTTATTGCATTTTTTATTGCTTTATACAGGGAAGGACTGAGTGGTCTCTTGTTTGGGGTAGGGTTTCTTTTTGCCGGGGTTTTTCTGATTTCATTAGCTGTTCCCCCTATTTATGTTGTAATAGCAGTTCTGGTAATTGCCGGTATTTTGATTGCAATGAATTATCATAGAATGTCCTGGGATGTAATTTCTATTTCGGGAATTTCAGGATCTATTCTTTTACTGTGCGGGCTGGCTTTCGCATCTCCAACTATTTTAGAAAAAC is a window from the Chryseobacterium indologenes genome containing:
- the rodA gene encoding rod shape-determining protein RodA; this encodes MKWTEGIDKLGLGLYFLLCVFAIANIYSVDQKLGEKQLIFFCISLFVGLIIFFSRSKFFENMAGIIYIGGVLLLIGLFPFGKEILGQKNWYKFGSFTMQPVEFAKIGTALMLANYVSGPDFNLKNRKSLLTTLAIIGVPAVVVLAIPDVGSMLVFIAFFIALYREGLSGLLFGVGFLFAGVFLISLAVPPIYVVIAVLVIAGILIAMNYHRMSWDVISISGISGSILLLCGLAFASPTILEKLPKHQRERIDVLYKGEKAFRDTSGYNLLYSKTAIGSGGLWGKGYREGSVTQGKFVPEQETDYIFCTVGEEWGFLGSAILILCYMVYIGRIYYLAERQKSTFNRVFGYCFASILLMHFSINLGMVMGLFPTVGIPLPYFSYGGSSLLAFSMMTFIFFKLNYSDKNSLV